One Dunckerocampus dactyliophorus isolate RoL2022-P2 chromosome 18, RoL_Ddac_1.1, whole genome shotgun sequence genomic region harbors:
- the LOC129171451 gene encoding growth hormone secretagogue receptor type 1-like, whose amino-acid sequence MDRLELQDMSSVCEDENCGLTSSFPEDCPNQDCDWEEPMFGLTELVCVTVIYIPVMLFGLLGNVLTILVVWLRPRMRSSTYLYLSSMAVSDLMILLLLPLDLYKLWRPRPWPFGELACKMTMFLSECCTFCTILHITFLSLERYVAVRWPITAKTLITRRRTRAVIGCLWLGAALSAAPVLVMVGVEEVGEEDLRVSGWRENGRWMGEDGSHMTSLDGELDAQTGEEKERHREGAGQWNWLEDGEMGGIGEKMKQRAVAIKNEQHVEEDDGEQENLLKRDEGEGWESNVGEKHKREIDRRECRCTDYAISSGLLSAMMILSNLYFLVPVCILVLVYGLIGRILWLRPQSSRREQSHRHTVKMLGVIVLAFVLCWLPFHVGRTIFFFSLGTGTDILYYLSQYFNLGSSVLFYLSAAINPLLYNVMSARYRHAV is encoded by the exons ATGGATCGACTGGAGCTGCAAGACATGAGCAGTGTCTGTGAAGATGAGAACTGTGGTCTAACGTCCAGTTTTCCAGAGGACTGCCCGAACCAAGACTGTGACTGGGAGGAACCAATGTTTGGATTGACAGAGTTAG tgtgtgtgacagtcattTACATTCCTGTGATGCTTTTCGGTCTCCTGGGAAATGTCCTAACAATTCTGGTAGTTTGGCTGCGTCCGCGCATGAGAAGTTCCACTTACTTGTACCTGAGTAGCATGGCTGTCAGTGATCTGATGATACTACTTCTCCTACCTTTGGATCTCTATAAg CTATGGAGGCCTCGACCCTGGCCCTTCGGAGAGCTCGCCTGTAAGATGACCATGTTTCTCTCTGAGTGCTGCACCTTCTGCACCATCCTCCACATCACCTTCCTCTCTTTGGAGAGGTATGTGGCTGTCCGCTGGCCAATCACGGCCAAGACACTGATAACACGCCGCAGAACCAGAGCTGTCATTGGCTGCCTGTGGCTGGGCGCGGCGCTGAGTGCAGCACCCGTGTTGGTGATGGTTGGAGTCGAGGAAGTTGGGGAGGAAGATCTCAGGGTCAGTGGATGGAGGGAGAACGGAAGGTGGATGGGCGAGGATGGCAGTCACATGACTTCACTTGATGGCGAATTAGATGCTCAGACGGGGGAAGAAAAGGAGAGACACCGTGAAGGAGCTGGACAATGGAATTGGTTGGAAGATGGCGAAATGGGTGGAATAGGTGAGAAAATGAAACAACGCGCAGTTGCAATTAAAAACGAACAACACGTCGAGGAAGATGATGGCGAGCAGGAAAACCTTTTGAAAAGAGATGAAGGAGAAGGATGGGAGTCAAACGTTGGTGAGAAACACAAGCGGGAGATTGATAGGAGGGAGTGCCGCTGCACAGACTATGCCATTTCCTCTGGCCTCCTCTCCGCCATGATGATTCTGTCCAACCTGTACTTCCTGGTTCCAGTCTGCATCCTCGTACTGGTCTACGGTCTGATTGGAAGGATCCTCTGGCTGCGCCCTCAGAGCAGCCGCAGAGAGCAAAGTCACAGACACACCGTCAAAATGCTCG GAGTGATTGTCTTGGCGTTCGTCCTGTGCTGGCTGCCTTTCCACGTTGGTCGAACTATATTCTTTTTCTCTCTGGGAACCGGTACGGACA TTCTGTACTATCTGTCGCAGTATTTTAACCTGGGTTCGTCCGTGCTCTTCTACCTCAGCGCTGCGATCAACCCGTTACTGTACAACGTGATGTCAGCCAGGTACAGACACGCT gtttga